A region of Allocoleopsis franciscana PCC 7113 DNA encodes the following proteins:
- a CDS encoding DUF4112 domain-containing protein: MSQISPQSSPPSGDARISTFRRLRRLSHILDNAIPIPGTSYRIGIDPIIGLLPGGGDFLGTAVSAYIVLEAARMGVTRETLVQMVWNIIVDTLSGTVPVLGDLVDVTWKANTKNIVLLEEHLKIPPSSSRKKVDWLFLALLFGVLLLVVVGVAAISVMLLRWLFSAITG, translated from the coding sequence ATGTCCCAAATCTCTCCTCAATCTTCCCCTCCATCCGGCGATGCTAGGATATCTACCTTTCGGCGTTTGCGTCGGTTGAGCCATATCCTGGATAACGCGATTCCCATACCAGGGACATCTTATCGGATTGGGATTGACCCGATCATCGGTTTGTTACCGGGGGGTGGCGATTTCTTAGGAACTGCTGTCTCCGCTTATATTGTGCTGGAAGCCGCACGCATGGGTGTAACGCGAGAGACTTTGGTGCAAATGGTCTGGAATATTATTGTTGATACACTCAGTGGAACTGTGCCTGTATTGGGAGACTTGGTCGATGTAACTTGGAAGGCTAACACGAAAAATATTGTTCTACTGGAAGAACACTTAAAAATTCCTCCTTCCTCCTCTAGGAAAAAGGTAGATTGGTTATTTCTGGCGTTGCTATTTGGGGTACTACTTTTGGTTGTGGTGGGTGTAGCCGCCATCAGCGTTATGCTGTTGAGGTGGCTTTTTAGTGCAATCACAGGTTAA